From the genome of Streptomyces xanthophaeus:
GCGGTGTAACCCTCCCGGCAGTCCTCAGAGGTGAGGGTGAGGGCGGCGGTCATCGCGACCCGGTCGAGGGCGGCGGGGAGGGCGGCATCGGCGTAACCGTCGATCGCGCGCTTGATGCCCTGGACGGCGAGCGGCGCGTTGGCGGCGATCTCCTGCGCCACGGCGCGGGCGGCGGCCTCCAGCTCCTCGCCGGGGACGACCAGCTGGACGAGGTTGAGCCGCTGCGCCGTCGCGGCGTCGACGCGCCGGCCCGTCAGCGCCAGGTACTTGGCCCAGCCCGCACCCGCTTCGCGGGCGATGCGCAGGTCGCCGCCCGCGTCCACCGCCACGCCCAGTCCGGCTTCCGGGAGCGCGAAGACGGCGTCCTCGGCCGCCACCCGGACATCGGCCATCAGCGCCAGCTCGAAGCCGAAGCCGAGGCAGTAGCCCTGGACGGCGGCCACCACCGGCTGGGGGAGGCGGGCGAGGACCGCGAAGCGCTCGTGCACCCAGCGGATGCCCTCGTAGTAGTTGCGGATGCGTTCGGCCGGGGTGCCACCCGTGATGGCACCGCCCGGGGCCGTCACGTCGATGCCCGCACAGAAGGCCCGGCCCTCGGCCCGCAGCAGCACCGCCCGCACGGACGCGTCGAAGCGGATCCGGTCCGCGAGCAGGCCGAGCTGGCGGGTGGACTCCCAGCTCCAGCCGTTGAGCTTGTCCGGGCGGCACAGGGTGAGGACGGCGAGGCCGTCCGCGACCTCCAGCCGGATCCGTTCCTCGCCCTCCGCGATCTCCGTGGAGATGGTGTCGATCACCGTGTCCCGCACCCCCGGCCCGATGGCTGACGACCCGCCGAACTGACGGATCGTCAGACTAGAGGCGGCCCGTCAGCGGGGGAAGACCTCGAACGCCACGGCCGGACGCCCGCCGAACCGGGCCGCCGCCTGCTGGGCGTTCCCGGTGAGGAAGGTGCGCACGTACTCCTCGGGGTCCTGGTCCGTGAGCACCTCGATGTACGCCTTGTGCTCCAGGAGGGACGCGATCGAACGCTCCAGCCCGGGGCCGGCATCGACCGCGTGCGTCGGGGTGGCGGATCCGGCCACCGCGACCCAGCGCACGCCGTTCCACGGCTCCAGGCCCTGCTCGGTCAGCTCGGGGAAGATCCAGCGGTTCCCGGCGTCACCGGCCGCGTCCAGCACGGCCCGGCCGACGGCCTTGTGGTCGGGGGTGTTCCAGTAACCGCCGCCCTGCGCGCCGCCCCACGTGTCACGGTGGTTGAGGGTGACGATCAGCTCGGGCCGGTGCCGCCTGATGGCGGCGGCGATGTCCCGGCGCAGGCCGAGGCCGTACTCGACGACACCGTCGCGGTAGTCCAGGAACTCCACCTCGGACACGCCGACGACCGCGGCGCTCGCCCGCTGCTCCGCCTCGCGCAGGGGACCGCAGTCGGCGGGGGCGATGCTGTCGATGCCCGCCTCGCCGCGCGTGGCGAGGAGATAGACGAACTCCCGGCCCCCGTCCGTCCAGTGCGCGATGGCCGCGGCGCACCCGTACTCGAGGTCGTCGGGGTGCGCGACCACCGCGAGGGCGCGTGTCCAGTCGGTGGGCATGGGCTGCAAGGCGGGCTGCTGATCAGGTTGTTCGGTCATGTCTCGCACAATAGGCGAATGGACCGACACGGGCAGGTGGTGGCGCTGCTCGACGCCACGGGGATCTTCTTCGAGCCGGCCCGCACCGCCTTCCCGGGGGCGAGCGAGGCCGCGTGGGAGCGGGCCGGCCGGCTGGATCCGGGCGCGTTCGGGCCGGACGGTACCTGGGCGCTCGACTTCCGGTGCTTCGCGATCGCC
Proteins encoded in this window:
- a CDS encoding enoyl-CoA hydratase/isomerase family protein, whose translation is MIDTISTEIAEGEERIRLEVADGLAVLTLCRPDKLNGWSWESTRQLGLLADRIRFDASVRAVLLRAEGRAFCAGIDVTAPGGAITGGTPAERIRNYYEGIRWVHERFAVLARLPQPVVAAVQGYCLGFGFELALMADVRVAAEDAVFALPEAGLGVAVDAGGDLRIAREAGAGWAKYLALTGRRVDAATAQRLNLVQLVVPGEELEAAARAVAQEIAANAPLAVQGIKRAIDGYADAALPAALDRVAMTAALTLTSEDCREGYTAKAARRPARFSGG
- a CDS encoding PIG-L deacetylase family protein is translated as MTEQPDQQPALQPMPTDWTRALAVVAHPDDLEYGCAAAIAHWTDGGREFVYLLATRGEAGIDSIAPADCGPLREAEQRASAAVVGVSEVEFLDYRDGVVEYGLGLRRDIAAAIRRHRPELIVTLNHRDTWGGAQGGGYWNTPDHKAVGRAVLDAAGDAGNRWIFPELTEQGLEPWNGVRWVAVAGSATPTHAVDAGPGLERSIASLLEHKAYIEVLTDQDPEEYVRTFLTGNAQQAAARFGGRPAVAFEVFPR